The region ACCCTCTTTATATATTTCGACGATAGACCTGGCTTTCCCGGTTTCATGATCAATGGTTTTCCATAAACCGGTTACAGGCTGAGCTGCTAAAAAACCGGTCATTGAAACAAATAAGATTATTAAAAAGCGTGTAATCATATTAAAACATTTATGTATTATTTTCAAATTACATTTGAATATATTAGCTGACAATTTCAAACTAAATAAGCATACAATAATGCACAATTTTTGTTGCAAATTACTGCGATTATTATTCTTATGAACTACGTTATAACCGATATTGAAACCACCGGAGGCAATGCCCGGAGAGAGAAAATAACTGAAATTGCCATATATAAATTTAACGGCAATGAAATAGTCGATGAGCTTAACACGCTGGTAAATCCTGAGCGACATATTCCACAACAGATTCAGCAACTTACAGGCATTACAAATGATATGGTAGCTGATGCGCCACGCTTTTATGAAATAGCCAAAAGAGTTGTAGAAATTACAAAGGATTGCGTTTTTGTGGCACACAATGCCGCTTTTGATTACAATTTTATACAACATGAATTTAAAGCTCTCGGTTACGAATACCAGCGCGAATACCTCTGTACGGTTAAACTAAGCAGAAAACTCATGCCCGGCCTCCCCTCCTACAGCCTCGGAATACTCGCAGAGCATCTGGGATTACAAATTGAAAACCGACACAGAGCTTCCGGCGATGCATTGGCAACAGTGGAACTATTTAAAAAGCTGCTCGACAAACATGATGGTGATGACCTTGCAGATGTAGAATTATCTGAAGTTTTAAAAGGTATAAATGCCAACCTTGACAAACAAACATTGAAAAAATTGCCCGAATATACAGGAGTATATTATTTTCTCGATGACCAGGATCTGCCCATTTATATTGGCAAAAGCGTTAATATAAAAAAACGCATTTACTCACATTTTTCCAACAAGCGATCGGTACGAGCCATAGAGATGAAATCGCGCATTGCTAAAATCGATTATGAAGTTACAGGTAGTGAACTCATTGCTTTGCTTTATGAAGCAGCAGAAGTAAAACATCACATGCCACACTACAACCGATTATTGCGGCGCTCTGTTTTTACCTGGGGTTTATTCACTTTTACCGATGAAGCCGGATACATAAACCTTACACTCAAAAGAAACAGTGCTAAAAGTGGAGATGCAATCGTACTATTCAACAATAAAAAAGAAGGTGAAAAGTATCTGCATAAACAAATTGAGCATTACCAACTATGTCAAAAGTTGTGCGGTGTATATAAATCAGCCTCTGGCTGTTTTCATCAGCAAATCGGATTGTGTCACGGAGCCTGCATTGGTATGGAACCACCAGTAGATTATAACCGCCGGGTGGAATCACTGATCGAGCAAACCAGTATTCCAAACAATTCATATTTTCTGATTGACAAAGGCCGGAGTGCTGCCGAAAAGGCTGTAGTTAAAATAGAGCATGGCGTTTACAAAGGTTTTGGCTTCGCAGAAAAAAACCTCACGGGTAGCATTGAAGATTTACATAATGTAATAAAGCCCTATGACGACAACAAAGATGTGCGCAGTATATTGCGAAGTTTTATAAATCGCAAGCACTATGAGCAACTCATATATTTTAATGCTGAATGAAATCAATTAGCTAGCAACAACAGCCCTTTGCCTGTGTTGGTCTATGAACTATTCCGGCCAGGCAATTGTCTCTTCGTCTTCAAACAGTGGGCCCCACTGAATTTCTGACAGCTCATCGTCCTCCAACCAAAAATTCATACTATGATTCTCAGAAAAAACCAATTCTTGCTTTGTGTGGTCTTCTGTTGCCCACTCTTCAGCTTGCAAATCATCTATACTTAAAGCTTTCAGCTCATGGATCATATCTGGTTTCGAAAGGCCAATAAGTTTTTTTCCCTGAAACTCATAATCTTCTCCGGAAACAGCAATAGAGAAAAGCCTCATATCGTCAATTTCCTCAAAACTTACAGATAA is a window of Salinivirga cyanobacteriivorans DNA encoding:
- a CDS encoding exonuclease domain-containing protein; amino-acid sequence: MNYVITDIETTGGNARREKITEIAIYKFNGNEIVDELNTLVNPERHIPQQIQQLTGITNDMVADAPRFYEIAKRVVEITKDCVFVAHNAAFDYNFIQHEFKALGYEYQREYLCTVKLSRKLMPGLPSYSLGILAEHLGLQIENRHRASGDALATVELFKKLLDKHDGDDLADVELSEVLKGINANLDKQTLKKLPEYTGVYYFLDDQDLPIYIGKSVNIKKRIYSHFSNKRSVRAIEMKSRIAKIDYEVTGSELIALLYEAAEVKHHMPHYNRLLRRSVFTWGLFTFTDEAGYINLTLKRNSAKSGDAIVLFNNKKEGEKYLHKQIEHYQLCQKLCGVYKSASGCFHQQIGLCHGACIGMEPPVDYNRRVESLIEQTSIPNNSYFLIDKGRSAAEKAVVKIEHGVYKGFGFAEKNLTGSIEDLHNVIKPYDDNKDVRSILRSFINRKHYEQLIYFNAE